The Hyla sarda isolate aHylSar1 chromosome 2, aHylSar1.hap1, whole genome shotgun sequence genome includes the window acttgagggaccactgtatactgcagtTTTCCAACTAcgatacctccaactgttgcaaaactacaattttatgtcagacaggaggctcgtatcaaatgcattatccttctttattcagcccaatagcagaaagaaatgcaatgtaatgtaataccaaaagaaaaaaggggTAGTGCTGGTCACCTAGCAACCGAATccagctccacctcctcctctttctttctgctcaatagCAGAGGCAACATCAGATAAGTATATGCTCCTAATTGTTTTTAATTTCTGGTGGCTAGAAGGGTTCTATCTTCTTCTGCCACCCTCAAATCTTTCTATTCTTCCTATTTTAGTGCTCCGGCGTAGATACTTCATACGCCGGATTCTGTTTTCCTTTCTGTACATGTACTTTTACATCTTGTGTTTTCTCCTTTACTGGCGCTAGCTCTGTATTTCTCTTTCTCCCCCTCCCGACCATTCCCAGGTGTTCGGGCGGCTTTGTATCTCTTGAGGTAAATTCGCCTACCTGTCTTGGCGGCGCCATTGCGGTGACGTCGGCGTTCTTCTTCGCCGGCCGTCTCCGCCCCCTCTTCTCGCTCCCTGCACGCTTCTCGTACCCGCTGTGTCAGCGAGTCACGTGAGCACGCAGGGTATCGCGAGATCGCGCAACACGGCCGTTCCTCAGTGCTTATATCACTGATttcggacggatctgcgcaagaCTGCCCGAGTGTCTCAGCAGCCGCTGTCTGCGCCTCTCCAGGCGCTGACAGAGCTGTGTCCCTGCTGGTTAGCCGAATTACAGCTATCTATTGTATAGCTGTGTCGGCTGTTCCTCAGGTTCTGGGGCAGTTTCTCTATTAACCAATTGTGTACTTGGGCTGCAGCCTGTCTGCACCACAAGGCTGCAGTTACTGTGTATTACTTACAGTGAACAGTTATTTACGGTCTCCCCCCCTTTTTCCCTCTCTTCACAGACCCGTACTGTACTGTAGTTTTCCTCCTTCAGTGGCAATATGACTGACAAAAAGTTGGAGGTGACCTTGGGGGATGGCCCCAGTCCTGCACATATGCCTGACTCTATGTCCGCTGCTGAGATTCAGCAACTAGTGCACCAGTCCATTCATTCTGCTCTTACATCCGCCATGGCGGTTATGAATGAAAATATTTCTAAGTCTGTTTCTCTGGCGGTGTCTCAATCCCGCCATGAGGCTCTCATGGCCTGCACGGATCTGCCGTCCATGGCACCCGTGCCTATTTCGGTTCCTGAGCATCAGAAATCCGGAAAATCTGACAGAAAACGCCACTATTGTTCAGAGCAAATGACCTCTCCCACAACACAACTGACGGTGGGAGATAGCCAAAAAATCTCAGGCGGCCCTTCACATGTGGGCACCAACCCGAAATCGGGTTTAAGACCCTCCACCCGGGAGGAAGAACATGATCTCCAGGCTATCCGCTCTGCTAAGCGGACGAAACCCGATACCTATGTGGACGAATCGGAGGTGGAGTCTGAGGCGGATTATGAATTATCGATACCCTCTTCTGGCGCCAGCGAAGAAGGGGAGGTAGGCGATGAGGCGAACTGCGACCCTTCGGGGTCCTCTGCTACTACAGATAATCCGCACGCCATATTGGACTCCCTGGGGGTACCATTTTTCGACCCTGATGACATCAAACACCCCAGGTCTGGAGAATGGTCCCCGCTACCGCAGGTGGCTAAATATGTGGAGGCGTGGCTGCGGAAGCTTTTAGATCGGGGCAACCGTAGTAAACTGAGATCGGAATGTCCTCGGCCATCGGTGGCCAACAGGGTTGCAGCTACTCCTGAATTGGACCCTTATTAAGTACTTACTTAAATCGGGTAAGAACCCGAAGAAGGGTCTGGACAGATCCTTCATGTCCGTGCAGGACAAGTTGCTGGATGTCTTGGGACCCCTTACCAAGATTCTAAACTTGGCTGAACAGGCTGTGGCGACAGGCGGATCGGTGGACGCTGGAGTCCTCAGGAACTGGGCCTTGAGGGCCACGTGCCTGCTGGGCAACGCAAATTCAGCGATGTCGGCTGAGAGACGTAGATCTATACTGATGCGTCTTGATCCTCAGCTGACT containing:
- the LOC130358347 gene encoding uncharacterized protein LOC130358347, with product MTDKKLEVTLGDGPSPAHMPDSMSAAEIQQLVHQSIHSALTSAMAVMNENISKSVSLAVSQSRHEALMACTDLPSMAPVPISVPEHQKSGKSDRKRHYCSEQMTSPTTQLTVGDSQKISGGPSHVGTNPKSGLRPSTREEEHDLQAIRSAKRTKPDTYVDESEVESEADYELSIPSSGASEEGEVGDEANCDPSGSSATTDNPHAILDSLGVPFFDPDDIKHPRSGEWSPLPQVAKYVEAWLRKLLDRGNRSKLRSECPRPSVANRVAATPELDPY